CCACTAACCTGCTTATAAATAACACTTTTGCTCTTGACAACAGGTCCGTAAGGATTTAGCAAATAAACCCTAGGGGTTATTCTATGAACTTGTTTGGCCTTTCACATGTTTTTCATTGTCTTACAGCATTTGGAACTCAAATCACCAGACGATTTAAAAATCAGAAATGATTTAAAACATTTTCTTAGCATTATTTTCGAGAAGGTAAAGCTTTATAAATAGTTATCTTTGAAAAGACAGGGCCATCACTTGAATTCAAATAACATTTTATGGGTGTCAACTGTACATCGTGACCCCTGCCACAAACTACATTAAGAGTAAGATTTACTAAGCAGGGCAAATTATTGTAAGCGCACAAGCCCATAAAAACACAAATGCGAGTGGACATTTTTGCAGTGATCTACTGACAATGAGCAAATTAAAGAGCATACAGTACGCGCAGCAATGACTGACACAATCTATTAAGAGCACTACAGTTTATAGTAGGGTTGCGAACAAATCAGATACTAACAACACCGGTGCAAAATGGGTTAAGACATACTTATGCGGGGAATTAAGTATTTGTGTAAATACCACTATACTGACTATCACCTTGCACaattaatttaaaggggtcatccggtgccacgtacacttttacaagctgtttaaaCTGTAATGTGTGttagcagtgtgtgtacacaaccaccctagaatgacaaagatccgcccagtaattttcttttaatttagtaaaataatttgccccttctcatatcgagccgttctcagatgcctgtcgttgtggcataacaccgacagaggccactcctgcgatagttgatagacagtagtgtgagacacccctcgctgcagactgtagcgcggtgacgtcaggtaaCTACGTCACGTATGTGTTTACCGCGCATGCGCAAAGTGACGTATGGTATGTCTATAACACGCATGCGCGCCATACTTACTGCCGTTACTGCGCAATGTGCGCATGTACATTATTGGCTTAAATATTCCACAGGCAGAATTGccaaagcaacagaaaaatgtccataattatactaaataaacaagaatcatgacacatattactgttttttccccttctttttttcACCTGTGACCTTTTTATGTTAAGTATGCACGTTACGTCACACACGACGCGAAAACGCCTAACGTCACCACGCAATGCAAATTACACAGGcataccactgatctataatagagatcAGTCCTGAAGACACAATGTTGTTCACTTATAACATGCTTTGTGAACTCCATGGTCACTTTATTTTCACATTAACACAACTGCAAATGTTTTGAGCCCATTTttcattaggtggccttaactactatgtgcttacatttaaattaatcatttggtacaatgcacttattgtgtacatacatgtttttacattgtgcttacatttttaaaaatacctatatgtaattacatctgtaattaatttctgtaattacatttatagttacacAGTTGACCCATTCCGTAGatcttaacccacccttaaacctacccataccaccaaacctgtccctaaccttacccatatcccaccttaatagaagcaaaagtgttatgcaatacaatatgaccacAATAAATACATTacggcttacggttcaaaagttattagcaaatagaaagtgaaactttggacaagtggtggcgctagagagtttgagttagagactccaaacttgctatagttaatgttgagactgtcctctattagtgtgccaaattatacaactttcccgcaagcggttctatgggctgccatagacttgcggcggaataataataataagaatcctaacagatacaataggtgccatcgcaccttcggtgcttggcccctaataacactaacggatacaataggtgccatcgcaccttcggtgcttggcccctaaaaataaaataaaattcagcaGTAATGAAACCAGTATTCCTCATGTTTAGTTGGCAAATGAAGCCATAATGCTTTgacattgttttgtgtgttaggaAATAACTTGTATTCTAAACAGTAAAGCAAATCCTAGATTCAGGTTTTTCCCTATTTACTTTTATGCACAAGCACAATTTATTACCGTAGACATATGAGGCACACACGTCTGCCAGAATTTCCGTCTGCACTCTAATGATGCTTTACATGCAGTGACAAGCTTTACATAGGACACAAtaattacagcaaaaaaaaaagcaaatctatatatttattgttttctGATATTAATAAAAGATTTCAAGAGTCTTTTTCGTACTTCTTGGAGTTTTAACCCATAGACTACTGGATTAACAAGAGGCGGCACAATAAGCATCTCTAGAGCCAAAAAATTTTGCAGATACTCTGAGACATTGCTTGAGCCATATCTGCTGTACATGGCATCAAATACCAGAGCAACAACATAATTCATCACTGTAAACAAATGAGGCACACATGTCTGCCAAAATTTCTTTCTGCACTCTAATGATGCTTTGCATGCGATGATAAGTTTTATAtaggacaaaaaaataaaaccaacCAGACAAGAATAAAATGACATGACAATTAAACCATAAACATTATTGATGATAGTTGATTCACATGAAAGTTTTACCATAGACCAATTGTCACAGTACAATTTATTAATGTGATATTTACACAATTTCAACCTATTTGACAACACAAGAACAATAAGCAGGTAAACGAAGGGTAGGATCCAACAGAAGCTAATTAATATGCTGCATGTAAATTTGTTCAGTTTTGTATGATAGTCTAAAGGTTGACATATGGCCACATATCTGTCATATGCCATCACAGTTACTGTAGTACAGTCACACAAAATTGAACTGTAGATCACAAA
The genomic region above belongs to Garra rufa chromosome 19, GarRuf1.0, whole genome shotgun sequence and contains:
- the LOC141293098 gene encoding olfactory receptor 2A12-like; this translates as MDNITSFPIYTLMEPRDSKLYRHIYFTCFLVLYIMILLVNTWVSVVIVLEKALHEPMYIFLCNLCVNDIYGAAGFYPKFLHDLMMNSFVISSYMCAFQTFVIYSSILCDCTTVTVMAYDRYVAICQPLDYHTKLNKFTCSILISFCWILPFVYLLIVLVLSNRLKLCKYHINKLYCDNWSMVKLSCESTIINNVYGLIVMSFYSCLVGFIFLSYIKLIIACKASLECRKKFWQTCVPHLFTVMNYVVALVFDAMYSRYGSSNVSEYLQNFLALEMLIVPPLVNPVVYGLKLQEVRKRLLKSFINIRKQ